One segment of Kogia breviceps isolate mKogBre1 chromosome 14, mKogBre1 haplotype 1, whole genome shotgun sequence DNA contains the following:
- the PTX4 gene encoding LOW QUALITY PROTEIN: pentraxin-4 (The sequence of the model RefSeq protein was modified relative to this genomic sequence to represent the inferred CDS: inserted 4 bases in 3 codons; substituted 3 bases at 3 genomic stop codons): MGCLGRKTLPFFLIFVPIYLRGALLQETAPERQRKPCLERLCRLEAEFRRFQEATLKHLQGIASSYNLSFIMEAWFQSLARESQAVALALNQLQATVQGDLGHLKTXVXRGQKVDNRLLALGAALSERSKQRAQERKEQEEQRNAHSGLALDVXAMQDVLARLMPLIQSQGAELAAFKRWLQVAGPGTAALRVTPAPPRPFSPSSPQLQAGMQDPPGPGSQQAWPPKSPGEICSMGPALIFLNASTVNVVFFXPGFLTGLRALSVCSWVHTALGHLGTLLSYTSEENDKLVLHGRDSLPPGSICSVIGNLAFRELPLQPLLDCCWHHVCVIXTSILGLGRYWLHMGRRLGSPSSRFGEGYEIPPGGSLMLGQEQDSVGGGFDGPEAFVGSLAGLAIWDRVLVPREVSNLATGKEFLTGXILTLANAASVGGFVQRVNCTCLQLCS; encoded by the exons ATGGGCTGCCTGGGGAGGAAAACCCTgcctttcttcctcatttttgtgCCCATATATCTACGTGGGGCTTTGTTGCAAGAAACTGCACCTGAGAGGCAAAGAAAACCATGCCTTGAGAGGCTCTGTAGACTAGAAGCGGAG TTTCGGAGGTTCCAAGAGGCAACCCTAAAGCACCTGCAGGGCATCGCCAGCAGCTACAACCTGTCCTTCATCATGGAGGCCTGGTTCCAGAGCCTGGCCCGTGAGAGCCAGGCCGTGGCCCTGGCACTCAACCAGCTGCAGGCCACTGTGCAGGGTGACCTGGGCCACCTCAAGACCTGAGT CAGAGGCCAGAAGGTGGACAACAGGCTGCTAGCCTTGGGTGCCGCCCTGAGCGAGAGGAGCAAGCAGCGCgcccaggagaggaaggagcaggaggaacagaggaacgccCACTCTGGCCTGGCCCTGGATGTGTGAGCCATGCAGGACGTTCTGGCTCGCCTGATGCCCCTCATCCAGAGCCAGGGTGCTGAGCTGGCAGCTTTCAAGAGGTGGCTGCAAGTGGCCGGCCCTGGCACCGCTGCCCTGCGGGTGACCCCGGCCCCTCCTAGGCCATTTAGCCCGAGCTCCCCACAgctgcaggcag GGATGCAGGATCCCCCAGGCCCAGGCAGCCAGCAGGCGTGGCCCCCCAAGAGCCCAGGAGAGA TTTGCAGCATGGGCCCTGCACTCATCTTTCTGAACGCGTCCACTGTGAATGTGGTCTTCT CACCCGGCTTCCTCACTGGCCTACGGGCCCTGTCTGTCTGCAGCTGGGTCCACACAGCCTTGGGCCACCTGGGCACCCTCCTCTCGTACACCAGTGAAGAAAATGACAAGCTGGTTTTGCATGGCCGAGACTCCCTGCCTCCTGGCTCCATCTGCTCTGTGATTGGAAACCTGGCCTTCAGGGAGCTGCCCCTCCAGCCACTGCTAGACTGCTGTTGGCACCATGTGTGTGTCATCTAGACGTCCATCCTGGGCCTGGGCAGGTACTGGCTCCACATGGGCCGAAGGCTA ggaagccctagctcccGCTTTGGGGAGGGCTATGAGATTCCTCCGGGAGGCTCCCTCATGCTAGGCCAGGAGCAAGACAGCGTTGGGGGTGGGTTTGATGGCCCTGAGGCCTTCGTGGGGAGCCTAGCAGGCCTGGCCATATGGGACCGGGTGCTCGTCCCCAGGGAGGTCTCAAACCTGGCCACTGGGAAGGAGTTCCTGACAG ACATCCTAACGCTGGCCAAtgctgcatcggtaggcggatttgTGCAAAGGGTGAACTGCACCTGCCTACAGCTCTGTTCCTGA